Proteins from a genomic interval of Drosophila melanogaster chromosome 2R:
- the ValRS gene encoding Valyl-tRNA synthetase, isoform A yields MPEAEQQNDANAPAGAGGDPPKTAKQLEKERLKAEKLAKLQAKLDKKAAAAPAAGEKKEKPEKRTKEVKEAAVYTAQTAPGEKKDLSGALPDAYSPRYVEAQWYSWWEKEGFFTPEYGRASIDAPNPNGKFVMIIPPPNVTGSLHLGHALTNAIEDAITRYHRMKGRTTLWVPGCDHAGIATQVVVEKLLWRDEKLSRHDLGREKFIERIWDWRREKGGRIYEQLKSLGSSYDWTRVAFTMDPKLCRAVTEAFVRLHEEGSIYRSSRLVNWSCTLRSAISDIEVDKVEIPGRTFLSIPGYEDKVEFGVLIKFAYKVEGSDEEIIVATTRIETMLGDTAVAVHPQDDRYKHLHGKFVVHPFSTRRLPIVCDEFVDMAFGTGAVKITPAHDPNDYEVGKRCNLPFITIFNDDGYIIGDYGEFTGMKRFECRKKILEKLKALNLYRETLNNPMVVPICSRSKDVVEPLIKPQWYVSCSDMAASATEAVRSGELKIIPEHHTKTWYHWMDGIRDWCVSRQLWWGHRIPAYHVSFTDPSLQTGSNDDEQYWIVARSEAEALTKAAERFGVDASKIVLKQDEDVLDTWFSSGIFPFSVFGWPDQTKDLQTFYPTSLLETGHDILFFWVARMVFFGQKLLGKLPFKEVYLHPMVRDAHGRKMSKSLGNVIDPMDVIRGITLEGLHAQLVGSNLDPREIEKAKAGQKQDYPQGIPECGSDALRFALCAYITQARDINLDINRVLGYRFFCNKLWNATKFALLYFTGSEKFDTELSASAAINQMDAWILSRLAAAIEACNTGFESYDFAAATSACYAFWLYDLCDVYLECLKPIFQSGSEEQQTAARRTLYVCLDYGLRLLSPFMPFITEELYQRLPRANPAPSICVASYPSNTSWRSTKIESDVEFVQKAARIIRSARSDYNLPNKVKTEVYIVCTDSVPSEILKRYASDLATISYCSNVVFDSPAPQGCAILTVTGQCEVHLLLKGLVEADKEIAKLQKKSDQLVQTVGKLTQAIQAADYATKVPAEVQEANETKLCESRAEIERIAAAIETLKLM; encoded by the exons ATGCCCGAGGCTGAACAGCAGAACGATGCCAACGCACCAGCCGGAGCCGGGGGTGATCCTCCCAAGACGGCCAAGCAACTGGAAAAGGAGCGTCTGAAGGCGGAGAAGCTGGCCAAGCTGCAGGCGAAGCTGGACAAGAAGGCTGCGGCTGCTCCAGCAGCGGGTGAGAAGAAGGAGAAGCCCGAG AAGCGCACCAAGGAGGTGAAAGAGGCTGCCGTGTACACGGCCCAAACCGCGCCCGGTGAGAAGAAGGATCTGAGTGGAGCCTTGCCGGATGCCTACAGTCCACGGTATGTGGAAGCACAGTGGTACAGCTGGTGGGAGAAGGAGGGCTTCTTCACGCCCGAGTACGGA CGCGCATCCATAGACGCCCCCAATCCCAATGGCAAGTTTGTGATGATCATTCCACCACCAAACGTGACGGGCTCTCTGCATTTGGGTCACGCCCTGACCAACGCCATCGAGGACGCCATCACGCGCTACCACCGCATGAAGGGACGAACCACTCTATGGGTGCCTGGTTGCGACCACGCCGGCATCGCCACCCAGGTGGTGGTAGAGAAGCTATTGTGGCGCGACGAGAAGCTATCGCGGCACGACCTAGGTCGCGAAAAGTTCATTGAGCGCATCTGGGACTGGCGCCGGGAAAAGGGCGGTCGCATCTATGAGCAGCTGAAGTCCCTGGGCTCCTCCTATGACTGGACCCGAGTGGCCTTCACCATGGACCCCAAGCTCTGTCGCGCCGTTACCGAGGCTTTCGTCCGATTGCACGAGGAGGGCAGCATCTACCGTAGCTCCCGACTGGTCAATTGGTCGTGCACCCTACGATCGGCTATTTCGGACATTGAAGTGGACAAGGTGGAGATTCCCGGTCGCACATTCCTCTCCATTCCCGGATACGAGGACAAAGTGGAATTTGGTGTTCTAATAAAGTTCGCCTACAAGGTGGAAGGCAGTGACGAAGAGATCATTGTAGCCACCACCCGTATCGAGACTATGCTGGGCGATACTGCTGTGGCTGTGCATCCCCAAGACGATCGGTACAAGCACCTGCATGGCAAGTTCGTAGTCCATCCGTTCTCCACGCGCCGCCTGCCAATCGTCTGTGACGAGTTCGTGGACATGGCTTTCGGTACGGGTGCTGTGAAGATCACCCCAGCCCACGATCCCAACGATTACGAGGTGGGCAAGCGCTGCAATTTGCCCTTCATTACAATCTTCAACGACGACGGCTACATAATCGGCGACTACGGAGAGTTTACTGGAATGAAGCGGTTCGAGTGCCGCAAGAAAATCCTGGAGAAGCTTAAGGCCCTGAATCTATACCGCGAGACATTGAACAACCCGATGGTGGTGCCCATCTGCAGTCGCTCCAAGGACGTGGTGGAGCCGCTGATTAAGCCGCAGTGGTATGTTAGTTGCTCGGACATGGCAGCCTCTGCCACTGAGGCAGTGCGCTCCGGAGAACTAAAGATCATTCCGGAGCATCACACCAAGACGTGGTACCACTGGATGGACGGTATTCGCGACTGGTGCGTGTCGAGGCAGCTGTGGTGGGGTCACCGGATTCCGGCATACCATGTCAGCTTCACCGACCCTTCTCTTCAAACTGGATCG AACGACGACGAGCAGTACTGGATTGTAGCACGCAGCGAAGCGGAGGCTCTGACCAAGGCAGCCGAACGTTTTGGAGTGGACGCCAGCAAGATAGTACTGAAACAAGACGAAGATGTCCTGGACACATGGTTCAGTTCGGGAATCTTTCCCTTCTCCGTTTTTGGCTGGCCAGACCAAACTAAGGATCTGCAAACGTTCTATCCCACATCGCTGTTGGAGACGGGTCACGACATTCTCTTCTTCTGGGTGGCTCGCATGGTATTCTTTGGACAGAAGCTGCTGGGCAAACTGCCGTTTAAGGAGGTCTATCTTCACCCCATGGTGAGGGATGCGCACGGACGCAAAATGTCCAAGTCCCTGGGAAATGTTATCGATCCTATGGATGTTATTCGTGGCATTACGCTCGAGGGACTGCATGCTCAACTTGTGGGCTCCAACCTGGATCCTCGGGAGATCGAAAAGGCTAAGGCTGGACAGAAACAGGATTATCCGCAGGGAATTCCCGAGTGCGGCTCGGATGCACTTCGATTCGCGCTGTGCGCCTATATCACGCAAGCGCGCGACATCAACCTGGACATCAATCGCGTTCTGGGATATCGTTTCTTCTGCAACAAGCTGTGGAACGCCACCAAGTTCGCCCTGCTGTACTTCACCGGCTCTGAGAAGTTTGACACGGAGCTAAGTGCGTCTGCAGCGATCAACCAGATGGACGCCTGGATCCTGTCACGCTTGGCAGCTGCCATAGAAGCTTGCAACACCGGCTTTGAGTCGTACGACTTTGCTGCAGCGACCAGCGCCTGCTACGCATTCTGGCTCTACGATCTGTGCGACGTGTATTTGGAGTGTCTGAAGCCGATCTTCCAGAGCGGCAGCGAGGAGCAGCAGACCGCCGCAAGGCGCACGCTCTACGTATGTCTAGATTATGGACTGCGCTTACTCTCCCCGTTCATGCCTTTCATCACGGAGGAACTTTACCAGCGGCTTCCGAGGGCAAATCCCGCTCCTAGCATTTGCGTGGCTAGCTATCCCA GCAATACATCCTGGCGCAGCACAAAGATAGAATCGGACGTTGAATTTGTGCAGAAGGCGGCGCGAATCATCCGATCTGCCCGTTCCGACTATAATCTGCCCAACAAGGTTAAAACCGAGGTGTATATAGTATGCACGGATTCGGTGCCCAGTGAAATACTCAAACGCTACGCCAGCGATCTGGCCACAATCTCCTACTGCTCCAATGTGGTCTTTGACAGTCCCGCACCGCAGGGCTGTGCGATCCTCACCGTGACGGGCCAGTGCGAGGTGCACCTGCTGCTCAAGGGACTCGTGGAGGCGGACAAGGAGATAGCCAAGCTGCAGAAGAAGAGCGACCAGCTGGTGCAGACGGTGGGCAAGCTAACTCAGGCCATCCAGGCCGCCGACTACGCAACTAAGGTTCCCGCCGAGGTGCAGGAGGCCAACGAGACAAAACTCTGCGAGTCGCGGGCAGAGATCGAACGCATCGCTGCCGCCATCGAGACTCTGAAACTAATGTGA
- the ValRS gene encoding Valyl-tRNA synthetase, isoform C encodes MPEAEQQNDANAPAGAGGDPPKTAKQLEKERLKAEKLAKLQAKLDKKAAAAPAAGEKKEKPEKRTKEVKEAAVYTAQTAPGEKKDLSGALPDAYSPRYVEAQWYSWWEKEGFFTPEYGRASIDAPNPNGKFVMIIPPPNVTGSLHLGHALTNAIEDAITRYHRMKGRTTLWVPGCDHAGIATQVVVEKLLWRDEKLSRHDLGREKFIERIWDWRREKGGRIYEQLKSLGSSYDWTRVAFTMDPKLCRAVTEAFVRLHEEGSIYRSSRLVNWSCTLRSAISDIEVDKVEIPGRTFLSIPGYEDKVEFGVLIKFAYKVEGSDEEIIVATTRIETMLGDTAVAVHPQDDRYKHLHGKFVVHPFSTRRLPIVCDEFVDMAFGTGAVKITPAHDPNDYEVGKRCNLPFITIFNDDGYIIGDYGEFTGMKRFECRKKILEKLKALNLYRETLNNPMVVPICSRSKDVVEPLIKPQWYVSCSDMAASATEAVRSGELKIIPEHHTKTWYHWMDGIRDWCVSRQLWWGHRIPAYHVSFTDPSLQTGSSAHGSVNDDEQYWIVARSEAEALTKAAERFGVDASKIVLKQDEDVLDTWFSSGIFPFSVFGWPDQTKDLQTFYPTSLLETGHDILFFWVARMVFFGQKLLGKLPFKEVYLHPMVRDAHGRKMSKSLGNVIDPMDVIRGITLEGLHAQLVGSNLDPREIEKAKAGQKQDYPQGIPECGSDALRFALCAYITQARDINLDINRVLGYRFFCNKLWNATKFALLYFTGSEKFDTELSASAAINQMDAWILSRLAAAIEACNTGFESYDFAAATSACYAFWLYDLCDVYLECLKPIFQSGSEEQQTAARRTLYVCLDYGLRLLSPFMPFITEELYQRLPRANPAPSICVASYPSNTSWRSTKIESDVEFVQKAARIIRSARSDYNLPNKVKTEVYIVCTDSVPSEILKRYASDLATISYCSNVVFDSPAPQGCAILTVTGQCEVHLLLKGLVEADKEIAKLQKKSDQLVQTVGKLTQAIQAADYATKVPAEVQEANETKLCESRAEIERIAAAIETLKLM; translated from the exons ATGCCCGAGGCTGAACAGCAGAACGATGCCAACGCACCAGCCGGAGCCGGGGGTGATCCTCCCAAGACGGCCAAGCAACTGGAAAAGGAGCGTCTGAAGGCGGAGAAGCTGGCCAAGCTGCAGGCGAAGCTGGACAAGAAGGCTGCGGCTGCTCCAGCAGCGGGTGAGAAGAAGGAGAAGCCCGAG AAGCGCACCAAGGAGGTGAAAGAGGCTGCCGTGTACACGGCCCAAACCGCGCCCGGTGAGAAGAAGGATCTGAGTGGAGCCTTGCCGGATGCCTACAGTCCACGGTATGTGGAAGCACAGTGGTACAGCTGGTGGGAGAAGGAGGGCTTCTTCACGCCCGAGTACGGA CGCGCATCCATAGACGCCCCCAATCCCAATGGCAAGTTTGTGATGATCATTCCACCACCAAACGTGACGGGCTCTCTGCATTTGGGTCACGCCCTGACCAACGCCATCGAGGACGCCATCACGCGCTACCACCGCATGAAGGGACGAACCACTCTATGGGTGCCTGGTTGCGACCACGCCGGCATCGCCACCCAGGTGGTGGTAGAGAAGCTATTGTGGCGCGACGAGAAGCTATCGCGGCACGACCTAGGTCGCGAAAAGTTCATTGAGCGCATCTGGGACTGGCGCCGGGAAAAGGGCGGTCGCATCTATGAGCAGCTGAAGTCCCTGGGCTCCTCCTATGACTGGACCCGAGTGGCCTTCACCATGGACCCCAAGCTCTGTCGCGCCGTTACCGAGGCTTTCGTCCGATTGCACGAGGAGGGCAGCATCTACCGTAGCTCCCGACTGGTCAATTGGTCGTGCACCCTACGATCGGCTATTTCGGACATTGAAGTGGACAAGGTGGAGATTCCCGGTCGCACATTCCTCTCCATTCCCGGATACGAGGACAAAGTGGAATTTGGTGTTCTAATAAAGTTCGCCTACAAGGTGGAAGGCAGTGACGAAGAGATCATTGTAGCCACCACCCGTATCGAGACTATGCTGGGCGATACTGCTGTGGCTGTGCATCCCCAAGACGATCGGTACAAGCACCTGCATGGCAAGTTCGTAGTCCATCCGTTCTCCACGCGCCGCCTGCCAATCGTCTGTGACGAGTTCGTGGACATGGCTTTCGGTACGGGTGCTGTGAAGATCACCCCAGCCCACGATCCCAACGATTACGAGGTGGGCAAGCGCTGCAATTTGCCCTTCATTACAATCTTCAACGACGACGGCTACATAATCGGCGACTACGGAGAGTTTACTGGAATGAAGCGGTTCGAGTGCCGCAAGAAAATCCTGGAGAAGCTTAAGGCCCTGAATCTATACCGCGAGACATTGAACAACCCGATGGTGGTGCCCATCTGCAGTCGCTCCAAGGACGTGGTGGAGCCGCTGATTAAGCCGCAGTGGTATGTTAGTTGCTCGGACATGGCAGCCTCTGCCACTGAGGCAGTGCGCTCCGGAGAACTAAAGATCATTCCGGAGCATCACACCAAGACGTGGTACCACTGGATGGACGGTATTCGCGACTGGTGCGTGTCGAGGCAGCTGTGGTGGGGTCACCGGATTCCGGCATACCATGTCAGCTTCACCGACCCTTCTCTTCAAACTGGATCG TCTGCTCATGGAAGTGTG AACGACGACGAGCAGTACTGGATTGTAGCACGCAGCGAAGCGGAGGCTCTGACCAAGGCAGCCGAACGTTTTGGAGTGGACGCCAGCAAGATAGTACTGAAACAAGACGAAGATGTCCTGGACACATGGTTCAGTTCGGGAATCTTTCCCTTCTCCGTTTTTGGCTGGCCAGACCAAACTAAGGATCTGCAAACGTTCTATCCCACATCGCTGTTGGAGACGGGTCACGACATTCTCTTCTTCTGGGTGGCTCGCATGGTATTCTTTGGACAGAAGCTGCTGGGCAAACTGCCGTTTAAGGAGGTCTATCTTCACCCCATGGTGAGGGATGCGCACGGACGCAAAATGTCCAAGTCCCTGGGAAATGTTATCGATCCTATGGATGTTATTCGTGGCATTACGCTCGAGGGACTGCATGCTCAACTTGTGGGCTCCAACCTGGATCCTCGGGAGATCGAAAAGGCTAAGGCTGGACAGAAACAGGATTATCCGCAGGGAATTCCCGAGTGCGGCTCGGATGCACTTCGATTCGCGCTGTGCGCCTATATCACGCAAGCGCGCGACATCAACCTGGACATCAATCGCGTTCTGGGATATCGTTTCTTCTGCAACAAGCTGTGGAACGCCACCAAGTTCGCCCTGCTGTACTTCACCGGCTCTGAGAAGTTTGACACGGAGCTAAGTGCGTCTGCAGCGATCAACCAGATGGACGCCTGGATCCTGTCACGCTTGGCAGCTGCCATAGAAGCTTGCAACACCGGCTTTGAGTCGTACGACTTTGCTGCAGCGACCAGCGCCTGCTACGCATTCTGGCTCTACGATCTGTGCGACGTGTATTTGGAGTGTCTGAAGCCGATCTTCCAGAGCGGCAGCGAGGAGCAGCAGACCGCCGCAAGGCGCACGCTCTACGTATGTCTAGATTATGGACTGCGCTTACTCTCCCCGTTCATGCCTTTCATCACGGAGGAACTTTACCAGCGGCTTCCGAGGGCAAATCCCGCTCCTAGCATTTGCGTGGCTAGCTATCCCA GCAATACATCCTGGCGCAGCACAAAGATAGAATCGGACGTTGAATTTGTGCAGAAGGCGGCGCGAATCATCCGATCTGCCCGTTCCGACTATAATCTGCCCAACAAGGTTAAAACCGAGGTGTATATAGTATGCACGGATTCGGTGCCCAGTGAAATACTCAAACGCTACGCCAGCGATCTGGCCACAATCTCCTACTGCTCCAATGTGGTCTTTGACAGTCCCGCACCGCAGGGCTGTGCGATCCTCACCGTGACGGGCCAGTGCGAGGTGCACCTGCTGCTCAAGGGACTCGTGGAGGCGGACAAGGAGATAGCCAAGCTGCAGAAGAAGAGCGACCAGCTGGTGCAGACGGTGGGCAAGCTAACTCAGGCCATCCAGGCCGCCGACTACGCAACTAAGGTTCCCGCCGAGGTGCAGGAGGCCAACGAGACAAAACTCTGCGAGTCGCGGGCAGAGATCGAACGCATCGCTGCCGCCATCGAGACTCTGAAACTAATGTGA
- the Orc3 gene encoding origin recognition complex subunit 3, isoform B, translated as MDPTISVSKGCFVYKNGATRAGKKAASKRKRPAAESSSLLGKEVVQQPFYEEYRKAWNQINDHIADLQHRSYARTLEQLVDFVVGQAERDTPDEVLPTAALLTGINQPDHLSQFTALTQRLHAQRAAMVCVLQSRDCATLKAAVETLVFGLVEDNAEVEQMEDEDEDEDGAERDRKRLRRSQCTMKQLKSWYTNNFDSEQKRRQLVVILPDFECFNASVLQDLILILSAHCGSLPFVLVLGVATAMTAVHGTLPYHVSSKIRLRVFQTQAAPTGLNEVLDKVLLSPKYAFHLSGKTFKFLTHIFLYYDFSIHGFIQGFKYCLMEHFFGGNAFALCTDYSKALGRIKQLTHEDMETIRRLPSFRPYVEQINDCKRIIAVLTDDDYLKKKLPQLLRDCLLHFLLFRCSLEFLTELVGDLPRCPLGKLRRELYVNCLNRAIISTPEYKECLQMLSFLSKDEFVAKVNRALERTEQFLVEEIAPLELGEACTAVLRPKLEAIRLAVDEVVKATMATITTTSPNETRQATDHLTPVASRQELKDQLLQRSKEDKMRHQLNTPTTQFGRALQKTLQLIETQIVQDHLRALQDAPPIHELFVFSDIATVRRNIIGAPRAALHTALNNPHFYMQCKCCELQDQSLLVGTLPDLSVVYKLHLECGRMINLFDWLQAFRSVVSDSDHEEVAQEQIDPQIQARFTRAVAELQFLGYIKMSKRKTDHATRLTW; from the exons CCAGCAAACGGAAGCGTCCTGCCGCAGAATCCAGTAGTCTTCTTGGCAAAGAGGTAGTGCAGCAGCCCTTCTATGAGGAATATCGCAAGGCCTGGAATCAGATAAACGATCACATTGCCGACCTGCAGCACCGCAGCTATGCCCGCACTCTGGAGCAACTGGTGGACTTTGTGGTGGGGCAGGCAGAGCGCGACACCCCGGACGAGGTGCTGCCCACCGCCGCCTTGCTAACGGGCATTAATCAGCCGGATCATCTCAGCCAGTTCACGGCACTTACCCAGCGACTCCATGCCCAACGTGCTGCAATGGTATGTGTGCTGCAGTCCAGGGATTGCGCCACTCTCAAGGCGGCCGTTGAGACATTGGTTTTCGGGCTCGTAGAAGATAATGCAGAAGTGGAGCAAATGGaagacgaggacgaggacgaggatggTGCCGAACGGGATCGCAAGCGGCTACGTCGCTCGCAGTGCACCATGAAGCAGTTGAAGTCTTGGTACACGAACAATTTTGACTCGGAACAGAAGCGCCGCCAGCTGGTCGTCATCCTTCCCGACTTTGAGTGCTTTAACGCAAGCGTGCTGCAGGATCTTATTCTAATTTTGAGCGCTCACTGCGGCTCGCTTCCATTCGTCCTGGTCCTGGGAGTGGCCACGGCCATGACAGCTGTCCATGGGACACTACCATACCACGTCAGCAGCAAGATTCGTCTAAGGGTGTTCCAGACTCAAGCTGCTCCCACGGGCCTTAATGAG GTGCTGGATAAAGTTCTGCTGTCGCCCAAGTACGCTTTCCACCTGTCGGGAAAGACATTCAAGTTCCTGACGCACATCTTCCTATACTACGACTTCTCCATCCACGGCTTTATTCAGGGCTTCAAGTACTGCCTGATGGAACACTTCTTTGGTGGGAATGCCTTTGCTCTTTGCACAGACTACAGCAAAGCATTGGGACGCATAAAGCAGCTGACCCACGAGGATATGGAAACCATCAGAAGGCTCCCATCGTTTCGTCCGTACGTCGAGCAGATCAATGATTGCAAACGCATCATAGCCGTGCTCACGGACGATGACTACCTAAAGAAGAAACTGCCGCAGTTGCTGCGCGACTGCCTGCTCCACTTCCTGCTTTTCCGCTGCTCTCTGGAGTTCCTTACAGAGCTGGTTGGTGATTTGCCGCGCTGTCCGCTGGGAAAGCTACGCCGGGAACTGTACGTCAACTGTCTTAATCGTGCGATCATTTCGACGCCGGAGTACAAGGAGTGCCTGCAGATGCTAAGCTTTCTGTCCAAGGACGAATTTGTTGCTAAAGTGAATCGAGCCCTGGAAAGAACCGAACAGTTCCTGGTTGAAGAAATTGCTCCGCTGGAATTGGGCGAGGCCTGCACTGCTGTGCTGAGACCTAAGTTAGAAGCTATACGCCTTGCAGTGGACGAAGTGGTCAAGGCCACCATGGCGACAATTACAACGACATCGCCCAATGAAACCCGCCAGGCGACTGACCATTTGACTCCGGTGGCCTCGCGTCAAGAATTGAAAGATCAGCTCCTACAGCGTAGCAAGGAGGACAAGATGCGGCATCAGCTGAACACGCCCACCACCCAATTCGGACGAGCTCTACAAAAGACTCTGCAGCTTATCGAAACGCAGATTGTACAGGATCATCTCCGTGCGCTGCAGGATGCACCACCTATTCACGAACTTTTTGTGTTCAGCGACATTGCTACCGTGCGGCGAAACATAATTGGTGCTCCGCGGGCTGCACTGCACACTGCCCTGAATAATCCACATTTTTACATGCAGTGCAAGTGCTGCGAGCTACAAGATCAATCACTGCTGGTTGGCACACTGCCCGATCTCTCCGTGGTTTACAAGCTGCACCTGGAGTGCGGTCGCATGATCAACCTTTTCGACTGGCTGCAGGCCTTTCGATCTGTTGTGAGCGACAGCGACCACGAGGAAGTGGCCCAGGAACAAATCGATCCCCAGATCCA GGCCCGATTCACGCGTGCCGTAGCCGAGTTGCAGTTTCTGGGGTACATTAAGATGTCGAAGCGCAAGACGGATCATGCCACTCGATTAACCTGGTAG